One segment of Hippopotamus amphibius kiboko isolate mHipAmp2 chromosome 2, mHipAmp2.hap2, whole genome shotgun sequence DNA contains the following:
- the BAHD1 gene encoding bromo adjacent homology domain-containing 1 protein isoform X1, with amino-acid sequence MTHTRRKSLPMLSSGPTGHREPLQMEGSSVEQGAEGVEPGPPESPGHLMGRRKNYPLRKRPLVPEKPKACKVLLTRLENVAGPRSADEADELPPDLPKPPSPAPSSEDTGLPQPRKRRLASLNAEALNNLLLEREEASSLVGTRRSRGGDPHRSRDRDRATGGWASSKKRPRLGDLGGGSRELSPEPAPDEGARRDGDPAPKRLASLNAAAFLKLSQERELPLRPPRAHPEADGHSTEPAALKAPRPKWAKVNGKNYPKARQGAGSGEAAGPLGWQGRPEEPWSSATPRGPASQPPYQPLSKALESPLGLRPHLPLLMGGQAALKPEPGRPGEESPAPKQELHQPSFPAPQLSPLPMPGNPADYSGLCGRPELTALGNFYLYCSRDGLQCGGYSSCPMLPEGKLSSVAAPNEGLLLAPSSVPAGTPFQHPPWGSRYCSSEETGVNGYSICEMLPPSLTHIGTTCGGCPYKMPFAAEGCRSLGQLEFPLPEAGHPASPAHPLLGCPVPSVPPAAEPVPHLQTPTSEPQTVARACPQSAKPPSGSKSGLRTGSSCRHTARSKAARRPSHPKQPRVQRPRPRRRRRRRTNGWVPVGAACEKAVYVLDEPEPAIRKSYQAVERHGETIRVRDTVLLKSGPRKTSTPYVAKISALWENPESGELMMSLLWYYRPEHLQGGRSPSMHEPLQNEVFASRHQDQNSVACIEEKCYVLTFAEYCRFCAMAKRRGEGLPSRKTALVPPSADYSTPPHRTVPEDTDPELVFLCRHVYDFRHGRILKNPQ; translated from the exons ATGACACACACGCGGAGGAAGTCTCTTCCCATGCTGAGTTCGGGCCCCACGGGCCACCGGGAGCCCCTGCAGATGGAAGGCAGCAGTGTGGAGCAGGGGGCAGAGGGTGTGGAGCCAGGTCCTCCTGAGAGCCCAGGGCACCTCATGGGGCGCCGCAAGAACTACCCACTGCGGAAGCGCCCATTAGTTCCTGAGAAGCCCAAGGCCTGCAAAGTGCTGCTGACCCGCCTGGAGAATGTGGCCGGTCCACGGAGCGCGGATGAGGCCGATGAGCTGCCCCCCGACCTGCCCAAGCCCCCTAGCCCGGCTCCATCCAGTGAGGACAccggcctcccccagccccgcaaGCGGCGCCTGGCCTCCCTCAATGCCGAGGCCCTCAATAACCTGCTGCTGGAGCGGGAAGAGGCCAGTAGCCTGGTGGGCACCCGCCGCAGCCGAGGGGGAGACCCCCACCGCAGCCGGGACCGGGACCGGGCCACTGGAGGCTGGGCTTCCTCCAAGAAGCGTCCCCGGCTGGGGGACCTTGGAGGAGGAAGTCGGGAGCTGTCCCCAGAGCCGGCACCGGATGAGGGGGCCCGCCGAGACGGTGATCCAGCTCCCAAGAGACTGGCCAGCCTGAATGCCGCTGCCTTCCTAAAGCTGAGCCAGGAGCGGGAGCTACCCTTGCGGCCACCTCGTGCCCACCCAGAAGCAGATGGGCACTCCACTGAGCCAGCAGCACTGAAGGCCCCGAGGCCAAAGTGGGCCAAGGTCAATGGCAAGAACTATCCCAAGGCCCGGCAGGGGGCTGGCTCTGGGGAGGCTGCAGGCCCACTCGGCTGGCAAGGGCGCCCTGAGGAGCCATGGTCCTCGGCCACCCCTCGtgggccagccagccagccacctTACCAGCCCCTGAGCAAGGCTCTGGAGAGCCCCTTGGGGCTGcgcccccacctgcccctgctgATGGGTGGGCAGGCCGCCCTAAAGCCGGAGCCCGGGCGCCCAGGCGAGGAGTCACCTGCCCCCAAGCAGGAACTGCACCAGCCCTCTTTCCCCGCACCCCAGCTCTCCCCGCTCCCAATGCCTGGCAACCCCGCCGACTACAGTGGCCTGTGTGGTCGGCCTGAGCTCACTGCGCTAGGCAACTTCTACCTGTATTGCAGCCGAGACGGGCTGcagtgtgggggctactcttcctgcCCCATGCTCCCCGAGGGCAAGCTGTCCTCAGTGGCCGCACCTAACGAGGGGCTTCTTTTGGCCCCGAGCTCCGTGCCTGCGGGCACCCCTTTCCAGCACCCTCCATGGGGTTCTCGCTACTGCTccagtgaggaaactggagtGAATGGCTACAGCATCTGTGAAATGTTGCCCCCGTCTCTTACCCACATCGGCACTACCTGTGGCGGCTGCCCCTACAAAATGCCTTTTGCAGCAG aAGGCTGCCGGTCCCTGGGCCAGCTGGAGTTTCCTCTCCCGGAAGCTGGCCACCCTGCCTCACCTGCTCACCCCCTCCTGGGATGCCCTGTGCCCAGCGTGCCACCTGCAGCAGAGCCTGTCCCCCATCTTCAGACACCCACGTCGGAGCCCCAGACCGTAGCCCGCGCGTGCCCTCAGAGCGCCAAGCCTCCTAGCGGCTCCAAGTCAGGTCTGCGCACGGGCTCCAGCTGTAGGCACACTGCGCGGAGCAAGGCTGCCCGCAGGCCCAGCCACCCCAAGCAGCCTCGTGTCCAGCGCCCACGTccccgccgccgtcgccgccgccgtaCGAATGGCTGGGTGCCAGTTGGGGCTGCCTGTGAGAAGGCCGTCTACGTCTTG GATGAACCGGAACCAGCCATCCGAAAGAGCTACCAGGCGGTGGAGCGGCATGGAGAGACGATCCGAGTCCGGGACACTGTCCTGCTCAAGTCAGGCCCTCGAAAGACATCCACACCTTATGTGGCCAAGATCTCTGCCCTCTGGGAGAACCCCGAATCAG GAGAGCTGATGATGAGCCTCTTGTGGTATTACAGACCAGAGCACTTACAGGGAGGCCGCAGTCCCAGCATGCACGAG CCTTTGCAGAATGAAGTCTTTGCATCGAGACATCAGGACCAGAACAGTGTGGCCTGCATCGAAGAGAAGTGCTACGTTTTGACCTTTGCAGAGTACTGCAG ATTCTGTGCCATGGCCAAGCGCCGAGGCGAGGGTCTCCCCAGCCGAAAGACAGCACTGGTGCCCCCCTCTGCGGACTACTCAACCCCGCCACACCGCACAGTGCCCGAGGACACGGACCCTGAGCTGGTGTTTCTTTGCCGCCATGTCTATGACTTCCGCCATGGCCGCATCCTCAAGAACCCCCAGTAG
- the BAHD1 gene encoding bromo adjacent homology domain-containing 1 protein isoform X3 codes for MTHTRRKSLPMLSSGPTGHREPLQMEGSSVEQGAEGVEPGPPESPGHLMGRRKNYPLRKRPLVPEKPKACKVLLTRLENVAGPRSADEADELPPDLPKPPSPAPSSEDTGLPQPRKRRLASLNAEALNNLLLEREEASSLVGTRRSRGGDPHRSRDRDRATGGWASSKKRPRLGDLGGGSRELSPEPAPDEGARRDGDPAPKRLASLNAAAFLKLSQERELPLRPPRAHPEADGHSTEPAALKAPRPKWAKVNGKNYPKARQGAGSGEAAGPLGWQGRPEEPWSSATPRGPASQPPYQPLSKALESPLGLRPHLPLLMGGQAALKPEPGRPGEESPAPKQELHQPSFPAPQLSPLPMPGNPADYSGLCGRPELTALGNFYLYCSRDGLQCGGYSSCPMLPEGKLSSVAAPNEGLLLAPSSVPAGTPFQHPPWGSRYCSSEETGVNGYSICEMLPPSLTHIGTTCGGCPYKMPFAAEGCRSLGQLEFPLPEAGHPASPAHPLLGCPVPSVPPAAEPVPHLQTPTSEPQTVARACPQSAKPPSGSKSGLRTGSSCRHTARSKAARRPSHPKQPRVQRPRPRRRRRRRTNGWVPVGAACEKAVYVLDEPEPAIRKSYQAVERHGETIRVRDTVLLKSGPRKTSTPYVAKISALWENPESGELMMSLLWYYRPEHLQGGRSPSMHENEVFASRHQDQNSVACIEEKCYVLTFAEYCRFCAMAKRRGEGLPSRKTALVPPSADYSTPPHRTVPEDTDPELVFLCRHVYDFRHGRILKNPQ; via the exons ATGACACACACGCGGAGGAAGTCTCTTCCCATGCTGAGTTCGGGCCCCACGGGCCACCGGGAGCCCCTGCAGATGGAAGGCAGCAGTGTGGAGCAGGGGGCAGAGGGTGTGGAGCCAGGTCCTCCTGAGAGCCCAGGGCACCTCATGGGGCGCCGCAAGAACTACCCACTGCGGAAGCGCCCATTAGTTCCTGAGAAGCCCAAGGCCTGCAAAGTGCTGCTGACCCGCCTGGAGAATGTGGCCGGTCCACGGAGCGCGGATGAGGCCGATGAGCTGCCCCCCGACCTGCCCAAGCCCCCTAGCCCGGCTCCATCCAGTGAGGACAccggcctcccccagccccgcaaGCGGCGCCTGGCCTCCCTCAATGCCGAGGCCCTCAATAACCTGCTGCTGGAGCGGGAAGAGGCCAGTAGCCTGGTGGGCACCCGCCGCAGCCGAGGGGGAGACCCCCACCGCAGCCGGGACCGGGACCGGGCCACTGGAGGCTGGGCTTCCTCCAAGAAGCGTCCCCGGCTGGGGGACCTTGGAGGAGGAAGTCGGGAGCTGTCCCCAGAGCCGGCACCGGATGAGGGGGCCCGCCGAGACGGTGATCCAGCTCCCAAGAGACTGGCCAGCCTGAATGCCGCTGCCTTCCTAAAGCTGAGCCAGGAGCGGGAGCTACCCTTGCGGCCACCTCGTGCCCACCCAGAAGCAGATGGGCACTCCACTGAGCCAGCAGCACTGAAGGCCCCGAGGCCAAAGTGGGCCAAGGTCAATGGCAAGAACTATCCCAAGGCCCGGCAGGGGGCTGGCTCTGGGGAGGCTGCAGGCCCACTCGGCTGGCAAGGGCGCCCTGAGGAGCCATGGTCCTCGGCCACCCCTCGtgggccagccagccagccacctTACCAGCCCCTGAGCAAGGCTCTGGAGAGCCCCTTGGGGCTGcgcccccacctgcccctgctgATGGGTGGGCAGGCCGCCCTAAAGCCGGAGCCCGGGCGCCCAGGCGAGGAGTCACCTGCCCCCAAGCAGGAACTGCACCAGCCCTCTTTCCCCGCACCCCAGCTCTCCCCGCTCCCAATGCCTGGCAACCCCGCCGACTACAGTGGCCTGTGTGGTCGGCCTGAGCTCACTGCGCTAGGCAACTTCTACCTGTATTGCAGCCGAGACGGGCTGcagtgtgggggctactcttcctgcCCCATGCTCCCCGAGGGCAAGCTGTCCTCAGTGGCCGCACCTAACGAGGGGCTTCTTTTGGCCCCGAGCTCCGTGCCTGCGGGCACCCCTTTCCAGCACCCTCCATGGGGTTCTCGCTACTGCTccagtgaggaaactggagtGAATGGCTACAGCATCTGTGAAATGTTGCCCCCGTCTCTTACCCACATCGGCACTACCTGTGGCGGCTGCCCCTACAAAATGCCTTTTGCAGCAG aAGGCTGCCGGTCCCTGGGCCAGCTGGAGTTTCCTCTCCCGGAAGCTGGCCACCCTGCCTCACCTGCTCACCCCCTCCTGGGATGCCCTGTGCCCAGCGTGCCACCTGCAGCAGAGCCTGTCCCCCATCTTCAGACACCCACGTCGGAGCCCCAGACCGTAGCCCGCGCGTGCCCTCAGAGCGCCAAGCCTCCTAGCGGCTCCAAGTCAGGTCTGCGCACGGGCTCCAGCTGTAGGCACACTGCGCGGAGCAAGGCTGCCCGCAGGCCCAGCCACCCCAAGCAGCCTCGTGTCCAGCGCCCACGTccccgccgccgtcgccgccgccgtaCGAATGGCTGGGTGCCAGTTGGGGCTGCCTGTGAGAAGGCCGTCTACGTCTTG GATGAACCGGAACCAGCCATCCGAAAGAGCTACCAGGCGGTGGAGCGGCATGGAGAGACGATCCGAGTCCGGGACACTGTCCTGCTCAAGTCAGGCCCTCGAAAGACATCCACACCTTATGTGGCCAAGATCTCTGCCCTCTGGGAGAACCCCGAATCAG GAGAGCTGATGATGAGCCTCTTGTGGTATTACAGACCAGAGCACTTACAGGGAGGCCGCAGTCCCAGCATGCACGAG AATGAAGTCTTTGCATCGAGACATCAGGACCAGAACAGTGTGGCCTGCATCGAAGAGAAGTGCTACGTTTTGACCTTTGCAGAGTACTGCAG ATTCTGTGCCATGGCCAAGCGCCGAGGCGAGGGTCTCCCCAGCCGAAAGACAGCACTGGTGCCCCCCTCTGCGGACTACTCAACCCCGCCACACCGCACAGTGCCCGAGGACACGGACCCTGAGCTGGTGTTTCTTTGCCGCCATGTCTATGACTTCCGCCATGGCCGCATCCTCAAGAACCCCCAGTAG
- the BAHD1 gene encoding bromo adjacent homology domain-containing 1 protein isoform X2, giving the protein MTHTRRKSLPMLSSGPTGHREPLQMEGSSVEQGAEGVEPGPPESPGHLMGRRKNYPLRKRPLVPEKPKACKVLLTRLENVAGPRSADEADELPPDLPKPPSPAPSSEDTGLPQPRKRRLASLNAEALNNLLLEREEASSLVGTRRSRGGDPHRSRDRDRATGGWASSKKRPRLGDLGGGSRELSPEPAPDEGARRDGDPAPKRLASLNAAAFLKLSQERELPLRPPRAHPEADGHSTEPAALKAPRPKWAKVNGKNYPKARQGAGSGEAAGPLGWQGRPEEPWSSATPRGPASQPPYQPLSKALESPLGLRPHLPLLMGGQAALKPEPGRPGEESPAPKQELHQPSFPAPQLSPLPMPGNPADYSGLCGRPELTALGNFYLYCSRDGLQCGGYSSCPMLPEGKLSSVAAPNEGLLLAPSSVPAGTPFQHPPWGSRYCSSEETGVNGYSICEMLPPSLTHIGTTCGGCPYKMPFAAGCRSLGQLEFPLPEAGHPASPAHPLLGCPVPSVPPAAEPVPHLQTPTSEPQTVARACPQSAKPPSGSKSGLRTGSSCRHTARSKAARRPSHPKQPRVQRPRPRRRRRRRTNGWVPVGAACEKAVYVLDEPEPAIRKSYQAVERHGETIRVRDTVLLKSGPRKTSTPYVAKISALWENPESGELMMSLLWYYRPEHLQGGRSPSMHEPLQNEVFASRHQDQNSVACIEEKCYVLTFAEYCRFCAMAKRRGEGLPSRKTALVPPSADYSTPPHRTVPEDTDPELVFLCRHVYDFRHGRILKNPQ; this is encoded by the exons ATGACACACACGCGGAGGAAGTCTCTTCCCATGCTGAGTTCGGGCCCCACGGGCCACCGGGAGCCCCTGCAGATGGAAGGCAGCAGTGTGGAGCAGGGGGCAGAGGGTGTGGAGCCAGGTCCTCCTGAGAGCCCAGGGCACCTCATGGGGCGCCGCAAGAACTACCCACTGCGGAAGCGCCCATTAGTTCCTGAGAAGCCCAAGGCCTGCAAAGTGCTGCTGACCCGCCTGGAGAATGTGGCCGGTCCACGGAGCGCGGATGAGGCCGATGAGCTGCCCCCCGACCTGCCCAAGCCCCCTAGCCCGGCTCCATCCAGTGAGGACAccggcctcccccagccccgcaaGCGGCGCCTGGCCTCCCTCAATGCCGAGGCCCTCAATAACCTGCTGCTGGAGCGGGAAGAGGCCAGTAGCCTGGTGGGCACCCGCCGCAGCCGAGGGGGAGACCCCCACCGCAGCCGGGACCGGGACCGGGCCACTGGAGGCTGGGCTTCCTCCAAGAAGCGTCCCCGGCTGGGGGACCTTGGAGGAGGAAGTCGGGAGCTGTCCCCAGAGCCGGCACCGGATGAGGGGGCCCGCCGAGACGGTGATCCAGCTCCCAAGAGACTGGCCAGCCTGAATGCCGCTGCCTTCCTAAAGCTGAGCCAGGAGCGGGAGCTACCCTTGCGGCCACCTCGTGCCCACCCAGAAGCAGATGGGCACTCCACTGAGCCAGCAGCACTGAAGGCCCCGAGGCCAAAGTGGGCCAAGGTCAATGGCAAGAACTATCCCAAGGCCCGGCAGGGGGCTGGCTCTGGGGAGGCTGCAGGCCCACTCGGCTGGCAAGGGCGCCCTGAGGAGCCATGGTCCTCGGCCACCCCTCGtgggccagccagccagccacctTACCAGCCCCTGAGCAAGGCTCTGGAGAGCCCCTTGGGGCTGcgcccccacctgcccctgctgATGGGTGGGCAGGCCGCCCTAAAGCCGGAGCCCGGGCGCCCAGGCGAGGAGTCACCTGCCCCCAAGCAGGAACTGCACCAGCCCTCTTTCCCCGCACCCCAGCTCTCCCCGCTCCCAATGCCTGGCAACCCCGCCGACTACAGTGGCCTGTGTGGTCGGCCTGAGCTCACTGCGCTAGGCAACTTCTACCTGTATTGCAGCCGAGACGGGCTGcagtgtgggggctactcttcctgcCCCATGCTCCCCGAGGGCAAGCTGTCCTCAGTGGCCGCACCTAACGAGGGGCTTCTTTTGGCCCCGAGCTCCGTGCCTGCGGGCACCCCTTTCCAGCACCCTCCATGGGGTTCTCGCTACTGCTccagtgaggaaactggagtGAATGGCTACAGCATCTGTGAAATGTTGCCCCCGTCTCTTACCCACATCGGCACTACCTGTGGCGGCTGCCCCTACAAAATGCCTTTTGCAGCAG GCTGCCGGTCCCTGGGCCAGCTGGAGTTTCCTCTCCCGGAAGCTGGCCACCCTGCCTCACCTGCTCACCCCCTCCTGGGATGCCCTGTGCCCAGCGTGCCACCTGCAGCAGAGCCTGTCCCCCATCTTCAGACACCCACGTCGGAGCCCCAGACCGTAGCCCGCGCGTGCCCTCAGAGCGCCAAGCCTCCTAGCGGCTCCAAGTCAGGTCTGCGCACGGGCTCCAGCTGTAGGCACACTGCGCGGAGCAAGGCTGCCCGCAGGCCCAGCCACCCCAAGCAGCCTCGTGTCCAGCGCCCACGTccccgccgccgtcgccgccgccgtaCGAATGGCTGGGTGCCAGTTGGGGCTGCCTGTGAGAAGGCCGTCTACGTCTTG GATGAACCGGAACCAGCCATCCGAAAGAGCTACCAGGCGGTGGAGCGGCATGGAGAGACGATCCGAGTCCGGGACACTGTCCTGCTCAAGTCAGGCCCTCGAAAGACATCCACACCTTATGTGGCCAAGATCTCTGCCCTCTGGGAGAACCCCGAATCAG GAGAGCTGATGATGAGCCTCTTGTGGTATTACAGACCAGAGCACTTACAGGGAGGCCGCAGTCCCAGCATGCACGAG CCTTTGCAGAATGAAGTCTTTGCATCGAGACATCAGGACCAGAACAGTGTGGCCTGCATCGAAGAGAAGTGCTACGTTTTGACCTTTGCAGAGTACTGCAG ATTCTGTGCCATGGCCAAGCGCCGAGGCGAGGGTCTCCCCAGCCGAAAGACAGCACTGGTGCCCCCCTCTGCGGACTACTCAACCCCGCCACACCGCACAGTGCCCGAGGACACGGACCCTGAGCTGGTGTTTCTTTGCCGCCATGTCTATGACTTCCGCCATGGCCGCATCCTCAAGAACCCCCAGTAG
- the CHST14 gene encoding carbohydrate sulfotransferase 14 — protein MFPRPLTPLAAPHGAEPLGRALRRAPLGRGRAGLGGPPLLLPSMLMFAVIVASSGLLLMIERGILAEMKPLPLHPPNREDAVWRGTVPRPGRLSLDAGDADLQVRQDVRNRTLRAVCGQPGMPRDPWDLPVGQRRTLLRHVLVSDRYRFLYCYVPKVACSNWKRVLKVLAGVLDNVDVRLKMDHRSDLVFLADLRPDEIRYRLQHYFKFLFVRDPLERLLSAYRNKFGEIREYQQRYGAEIVRRYRAGAGPSPAGDDVTFPEFLRYLVDEDPERMNEHWMPVYHLCQPCAVHYDFVGSYERLEADANQVLEWVRAPPHVRFPARQAWYRPASPESLHYHLCSAPRALLQDVLPKYILDFSLFAYPLPNVTREACHQ, from the coding sequence ATGTTCCCCCGCCCGCTGACCCCGCTGGCGGCCCCACATGGCGCCGAGCCCCTGGGACGGGCGCTGAGGCGGGCCCCCCTGGGcaggggccgggccgggctgggCGGGCCGCCCCTGCTGCTGCCGTCCATGCTAATGTTCGCGGTGATCGTGGCCTCCAGCGGGCTGCTGCTCATGATTGAGCGGGGCATCCTGGCCGAGATGAAGCCGCTTCCCCTGCACCCTCCCAACCGCGAGGACGCGGTCTGGCGCGGGACGGTCCCCAGGCCTGGGAGGCTGTCCCTGGATGCGGGGGACGCGGACTTGCAGGTGAGGCAGGACGTCCGGAACCGGACCTTGCGGGCAGTGTGCGGACAACCGGGCATGCCCCGGGACCCCTGGGACTTGCCCGTGGGGCAGCGGCGCACCCTGCTGCGCCACGTCCTCGTGAGTGACCGCTACCGATTCCTCTACTGCTACGTGCCCAAGGTGGCCTGCTCGAACTGGAAGCGGGTGCTGAAGGTGCTGGCGGGTGTCCTGGACAACGTGGACGTCCGCCTCAAGATGGACCACCGCAGCGACTTGGTGTTCTTGGCAGACCTGCGGCCTGACGAGATTCGCTACCGCCTGCAGCACTATTTCAAGTTCCTGTTTGTGCGGGACCCTTTGGAACGCCTTCTTTCTGCTTACCGCAACAAGTTTGGCGAGATCCGAGAGTACCAGCAGCGCTACGGGGCTGAGATCGTGAGGCGGTACAGGGCTGGAGCGGGGCCCAGCCCGGCGGGGGACGATGTCACCTTCCCAGAGTTCCTGAGATACCTGGTCGACGAGGACCCGGAGCGCATGAACGAGCACTGGATGCCCGTGTACCACCTGTGCCAGCCTTGTGCTGTGCACTACGACTTTGTGGGCTCCTATGAGAGGCTGGAGGCAGATGCCAACCAGGTGCTGGAGTGGGTGCGGGCACCGCCCCATGTCCGATTCCCAGCTCGCCAAGCCTGGTACCGGCCAGCCAGCCCTGAAAGCCTGCACTACCACCTGTGCAGTGCCCCACGGGCCCTGCTGCAGGATGTGCTGCCTAAGTATATCCTGGACTTCTCCCTCTTTGCCTACCCACTGCCTAATGTCACCAGGGAGGCCTGTCACCAGTGA